A single Pogoniulus pusillus isolate bPogPus1 chromosome 27, bPogPus1.pri, whole genome shotgun sequence DNA region contains:
- the CCDC183 gene encoding coiled-coil domain-containing protein 183: MQGQKENLSQRVQELCAIMALQEQGRKFFTRWCEEKLSQNRELLPGLREVMQEDMQALDIVQKLERALSCPQRKKLAVAEVCAAREHSDMAFTSRTAEVVTGSIWRAQAARRVLVFLLNLSMQAAQEELQAELHDQVKMCDLLLSQVRQRSQVRDALQRWLQQLQGAELDDNQHQVQVIRQVENDIEKMLVKGRAGEKVTTLYLGVWDVLRKELAHLPSHLDLLCGMAKLYHGELEFMELMAFDTLRTTHITKEDMAKVQAQFLKERELRFHSLASEKVPIDRAWLKEARERMAVSGGMARAGLRGRGQCQASHGDADTKATRMQTEYEAWVTQEVERAKAVVQCSCLWDIPSRLLAQQKSSVDLEQFIKGCKEKKQELKETLKELELKLAELKFGQPPNTTSCRKLEEEVRMNLQREEARLEQLQAQMLMNQELLLEYENGINYLTARLRGIAVPNQDDSAKAVAVEEKLQHCQQKLQYLLQRVADLPPHTHSPEEDNETFAKVRNLLEKTTTNDPRNLKISLKEAVSSIQGFATRSVGCHWPSKLCFLFMGTRAPQRWFHRPCQACSSPLSSPDFTFADKGHGLVPTREYIKKQGLQLIERKKKSAKK, translated from the exons ATGCAGGGACAGAAGGAGAACCTCAGCCAGCGCGTCCAGGAGCTGTGTGCCATCATGGCCTTGCAAG AGCAAGGCAGGAAATTTTTCACACGATGGTGTGAGGAAAAACTCAGTCAGAACAGAGAGCTGCTCCCTGGCCTGCGGGAGGTGATGCAGGAGGACATGCAAGCCCTGGACATTGTCCAGAAG TTGGAGAGagccctctcctgcccacaACGCAAGAAGCTCGCCGTCGCTGAGGTCTGTGCAGCACGGGAGCACTCGGACATGGCTTTCACCAGCAGGACAGCAGAGGTAGTGACAGGCAGCATCTggagggcacaggctgcccgcaGAGTCCTGGTGTT cctgctgaACTTGTCCAtgcaggcagcccaggaggagcttcAGGCTGAGCTCCATGACCAGGTGAAGATGTgcgacctgctgctgtcccaggtGAGGCAGCGGAGCCAGGTGCGGGATGcgctgcagaggtggctgcagcagctgcagggcgcTGAGCTGGATGACAACCAGCACCAGGTGCAG GTGATTCGCCAGGTGGAGAATGACATTGAGAAGATGCTGGTgaaaggcagggctggggagaaggtgaCCACCCTCTACCTGGGGGTGTGGGACGTCCTCAGAAAG GAGCTGGCCCACCTGCCTAGCCACCTGGACCTCCTGTGTGGGATGGCCAAGCTGTACCATGGGGAGCTGGAATTCATGGAGTTAATGGCCTTTGACACCCTCAGAACCACTCATATAACCAAG GAGGACATGGCCAAGGTGCAAGCTCAGTTCCTCAAGGAGAGAGAGCTCAGGTTCCACTCCCTGGCCTCTGAGAAGGTTCCCAttgacagagcctggctgaaGGAAGCAAGGGAAAGGATGGCGGTGAGTGGGGGCATGGCacgggcagggctgaggggcagggggcagtgcCAAGCCTCCCATGGAG ATGCTGACACAAAAGCCACCAGGATGCAGACGGAGTACGAGGCCTGGGTGACACAGGAGGTGGAGAGGGCCAAGGCTGTGGTGcagtgctcctgcctctgg GACATCCCCAgcaggctcctggcacagcagaagtcCTCGGTGGACCTGGAGCAGTTCATCAAGGGGTGCAAGGAGaagaagcaggagctgaaggagacactgaaggagctggagctgaagctggcagagctgaagtTTGGCCAGCCCCCCAACACAACCAG ttgcag gaagctggaagaggaggtgaGGATGAACCTGCAGAGGGAAGAGGCTCGTCTGGAGCAGTTGCAAGCCCAGATGCTGATGAACCAGGAGCTCCTGCTCGAGTATGAAAATGGCATCAACTACCTCACCGCCCGCCTGCGTGGCATCGCCGTGCCCAACCAG GATGATTCAGCCAAGGCCGTGgcggtggaggagaagctgcagcactgccagcagaagctgcagtacctgctgcagagggtggcAGACCTACCCCCCCACACTCACAGCCCTGAGGAGGACAATGAG ACATTTGCAAAGGTCAGGAATCTGTTGGAGAAAACAACCACAAACGATCCACGGAATCTGAAGATCTCCTTGAAGGAGGCAGTCAGCAGCATCCAGG GGTTTGCCACAAGGTCTGtgggatgccactggccctccaAGCTGTGCTTTCTCTTCATGGGCACAAGGGCACCACAGAGGTGGTTCCACAGACCCTGCCAAGCttgctcctctccactctcttctccagactttaCTTTTGCTGACAAAGGCCATGGCCTTGTCCCCACCCGGGAATACATCAAGAAGCAGGGGCTGCAACTGattgagaggaagaagaagagtgCCAAGAAGTAG